The Streptomyces sp. NBC_01439 genome contains the following window.
CCGCTCCATCGCGGCGGCGATGTCCTTGAAGCCGGTCGAGGGGGTGACGGCGACGACCTTGCCGGTCATGACGTCGGCGACGGTGTACGGGGTGGAGGTCATGGCAGGGTCCTCAGTGTCGGTACGGGGGAGCAGGCGAGCGGGACGCCCGCTGTCGTGCGGGGCGGGGTGGGAGTGGGGGCCAGCAGGCCGACAGGGGCATGGCAGCAGCCCTCCTTTCGGAACGGATGCCGCCTCCACCGTCGCACCGGAGCGCCCCCTCTACCGGGGACCGACCGGTCCCCGGTAGAGGCCGACCGGCCCAAGCGGGACGGAGGGCCACGGGCACAGCCTGGCGGTGACCCCCCCTCCCGCACGGCAGACACAGAGAGAAGGCCGCGCCATGAAGGCTCTCGTCTTCCAGGGGCCCGGGCAGACCTCCTGGCATGACGTACCGGACCCTTCCATCAAGGACGCCGCCGACGCGATCGTCCGGGTCGACGCCGTCACCATCTGCGGCACCGACCTGCACATCGTCAAGGGCGACGTCCCCGACGTCACGCCCGGACGGATCCTGGGCCACGAGGCCGTCGGAACCGTCGTCGAGACGGGCGGCGACGTCCGCAGCGTCCGCCCCGGCGACCGCGTCCTGATCTCCTGCATCTCGGCTTGCGGCCGCTGCCGCTTCTGCCGGGAAGGGCACTACGGCCAGTGCCGCGGAGGCGGCGGCTGGGTCCTCGGCCACACCATCGACGGCACCCAGGCCGAGTACGTGCGCGTCCCCTTCGCAGACCTCTCCGTCCACCCGCTGCCCAGCGCCCTGGCCGGCCACGATGCCGTGCTGCTCGCTGACGTCTTCCCGACCTCCTACGAGGTCGGCGTGCTCAACGGCAACGTGCGCCCGGGCGACACCGTCGTCGTGGTCGGTGTCGGACCCGTCGGCCTGGCCGCCGTCGCCACGGCCCGGCTCTACAGCCCCGGGCGGATCATTGCCGTCGACCTCGCCGCCGCCCGGCTCGCGGCCGCGCGCGACCTGGGCGCCGATGCGACCGCGAGTGCGGACGAGGAGCCCGAGCGGCTGGTGGAGGACCTCACCGACGGGCTCGGGGCGGACGTGGTCATCGAGGCCGTCGGCGTGCCCGAGGCCTTCGAGATGTGCACCCGCATGGTCCGCCCGGGTGGGCGGGTCGCCAACATCGGGGTTCACGGCAAGCCCGCCGTCCTCCACCTCGAAGACCTGTGGATCAAGGACGTCACCATCACCACCGGCCTCGTCGACACCCGCTCCACCCCCGTGCTGCTGCGCATGATGGCCGCCGGCCGCCTGCCCGGGGCCGCGATGGTCACCCACCGGTTCGAGCTGGACCAGATGGAAAAGGCGTACGACGTCTTCTCCCGCGCCGGCGAAACCGGCGCCCTCAAAGTCGTGCTCAGCGGACCGCAGCACGACGCGGTCGCCGTACCGCCGCAGGAGCAGTGAGTGCATGTTCTGCACGTTCGGCACGCGGCGATCCTGCGGACTGAAGGAGTCCGCACCTTCGACGACGTGCGGCCAGCACTCCGGGCGCTGCGGGAGAAGGCGATCCGGTGCGCAGCCGTCCCGGCTTCCCGGAACGCCCGTTCCCTTCTGGAAGCCGCAGGACTCATCGGCTACTTCGACGCCCTGGTCGACGGACAGGACGCGGCCGCACTCGCCCTTCCGGGCAAACCCGACCCCGCCCCCTTCCTCGAAGCTGCCGGCCGGCTCGACGTGAATCCCGCACGCACCGTCGTCGTGGAGGACGCGCTCGCAGGCGTCGACGCGGGGCGCCGAGGCCGCTTCCGCCTGGTGGTGGGGCTCGACCGCGAGGGCGACCCGCGGATGCGGGACGCCCTGCACAGGTTCGGCGCCCAGCTCGTCCTCCCCGACCTCGGCGGACTGCCCGCCCCCCCCTCGAAGGGGGCCGCCGCCCGCGAACACCCCCTGGCGCTGGGGGTACCACCGCTACGACCCCAAGACCGGGCGGCTGGTCGATTCTCTGTGCACCCTGGGGAACGGCCGCTTCGCCACCCGCGGTTCGGCCCCCGAAAGCGTCGCCGACGGCATCCACTACCCCGGCACCTACCTCGCGGGCTGCCGGACGGCGCTCCCGGCCCTGGTAGCGTCGAAGAGAAGTTTCTGCCGCAGCGGTGCGGGCAGGGCCGCGGTCGGACGGCTGACGCAGACGGTCAACGGGGAGAGGTTGGAGATGGGGTCGAGCAGGACTGGAGTCAGGCGCGGTCCACCGAGGCAGGCCAGGCCACGATGCGGTTGAACTCGGGTCCTCCACCAGGCCCGTTGTTCCCCGGCGGGAACCAGGACCTCGCCTCGACGCCCGCGGAGAAGAAGGCCGCGGAGTACAGCGGGGAGCGGACCGGCTGGTTCGCCAACGACCCGATGGACGGGCTGCTCGGCGTGATGAGCCGCGACCCGGAGGCGTCCGCGTCCTACCTCAAGGACGAGGACCGCATGAAGCACCTCATGGAGCGCAACTGGGAGGTGGTGCTGGAGGCCAACGAGCACGGCAACTCCACCCAACTACTCCGCCGCGCTCGACAAGGACGACCGGGCGGGCTTCGCCGCGGCCCTGCAGGCCGGTGCCACCGGCATCGACCCGTCCGCGGAGAACCCGAAGTTCGTCGAGCACAGCGCCGACAACAAGGCCGTCTTCAAGAACGCGATCGAGCACTTTGCGAAGGCCGGCGACGACCTTCCCGAGTCGCTGCGCGAGCCGATGGCGAACGTCATGGTCAACCACGCCGGCACGGTGCACGAGGTCACCAGCGCCGTGGACATGCGCAACCTGCCGGTGCCGCAGAACGACATGTACGAGGTCATCAAGCAGGTCTCCAAGGACCAGGAGGCCTATGGGTCCCTGAACTACGGGATCAATCAGGCCATGGTCGCCGACATCCACGAGGCGGGCCAGA
Protein-coding sequences here:
- a CDS encoding alcohol dehydrogenase catalytic domain-containing protein, which encodes MKALVFQGPGQTSWHDVPDPSIKDAADAIVRVDAVTICGTDLHIVKGDVPDVTPGRILGHEAVGTVVETGGDVRSVRPGDRVLISCISACGRCRFCREGHYGQCRGGGGWVLGHTIDGTQAEYVRVPFADLSVHPLPSALAGHDAVLLADVFPTSYEVGVLNGNVRPGDTVVVVGVGPVGLAAVATARLYSPGRIIAVDLAAARLAAARDLGADATASADEEPERLVEDLTDGLGADVVIEAVGVPEAFEMCTRMVRPGGRVANIGVHGKPAVLHLEDLWIKDVTITTGLVDTRSTPVLLRMMAAGRLPGAAMVTHRFELDQMEKAYDVFSRAGETGALKVVLSGPQHDAVAVPPQEQ